Proteins encoded in a region of the Deltaproteobacteria bacterium genome:
- a CDS encoding class I SAM-dependent methyltransferase has translation MSKRVHRPEVREGYDRWSESYDQTPNPLVALDRRHTVALLRPRRSERILDAGCGTGAHLGLMLRSGSFPVGLDLSRGMLKVTRAKHPSVPLAQADLNDRLPVRRRSFDAVLCALVGEHLSNLRLLFREIRDGLVRGGRFVFSVFHPEMAAAGIEANFERDGVEYRLGALRHTVADYLNLIDGAGFRGIEVYEFRGDDILVQQVPWASKYRGRPLLLAVEARES, from the coding sequence ATGAGCAAGAGAGTGCATCGACCAGAGGTTCGCGAGGGCTATGACCGCTGGTCGGAGAGCTACGACCAGACGCCGAACCCGCTCGTCGCGCTCGATCGACGGCACACGGTCGCGCTCCTGCGGCCCCGCAGGAGCGAGCGGATCCTGGACGCGGGATGTGGAACCGGCGCTCACCTCGGCCTGATGCTTCGCTCGGGTAGCTTCCCGGTTGGTCTCGATCTGTCACGGGGCATGTTGAAAGTCACACGCGCCAAGCACCCTTCGGTCCCCCTCGCGCAGGCGGACCTGAACGACCGGTTACCCGTCCGGCGGCGCTCCTTCGACGCCGTCCTGTGTGCGCTCGTCGGGGAGCACCTGAGCAACCTCCGCCTGCTGTTCCGCGAGATCCGCGACGGCCTCGTTCGAGGAGGGCGGTTCGTCTTCTCGGTGTTCCATCCCGAGATGGCCGCGGCGGGTATCGAGGCGAACTTCGAGCGGGATGGCGTCGAGTATCGCCTCGGAGCGCTTCGACATACGGTGGCGGATTACCTGAACCTGATCGACGGCGCCGGATTTCGTGGCATCGAGGTGTACGAGTTTCGCGGTGACGACATCCTGGTCCAGCAGGTGCCCTGGGCATCGAAGTACCGCGGCCGGCCGCTGCTGCTGGCGGTGGAGGCGCGCGAGAGCTGA